Genomic segment of Sodaliphilus pleomorphus:
GAGCGACAGTCAAGCGCTCGCTCACGTGCGAGAGAAACTTCTCGACCTCGTCATAGTCCTTCACCTTCACGTCGTGCTGCTTGAGGTGGTCTTTCACCTGCTTGGTCACCTTGTTCTGGTCGATAAAGAGCACACGGTCGTGGTTGGTGATGAAGGCATAGGCCATCACCACAGGCGTGTAGGCTACATCGGTGCCGCGCAAGTTGAAGAGCCAGGCAATCTCGTCGAGTGCCGTGACCAGCATGCCGTCGGCGCCGGCAGCCTTCACGGCGCGCATCACGCGGTCCATCTTGCTGTCGACGTCCTCGCCGTCATACTCCACAGGGTAGACGCTGGCAGGCCCCGAGGGCATCTCGGGCCGGCCAGTCCATATCGCGTCGCTGGGGAAAAAATCGGTGGCCAGCATGAAGCCGTTCTGGCCGCAGAAGTTCTCGAGCCGATTGGCCTCGACGAGGGTGAACATGCGCCCGTCGATAGCCACCAGCGCATCCTCGCCAAGCTCGCTGGCAAGCCACTCGTGCACAGTGGGCTCGCCAGGCACGCGCTCCTTGTACATGACAAAGCCGCTGTCGGCCAGTTGCTCCTGGGCTTGCAGGAAGTAGCGCGAGTCGGTCCACAGCCCGGCCTTGTCGAGCGTGACCACGGCCGTGCCGTTGTCGCCCGTGAAGCCGGTGAGGTATTCCCTATATTTCCAATAGTCGCAAGTGTATTCGCTCTGGTGAGGGTCGGTGCCAGGTATGATCACGGCATCCACATGCTTGCCGCGCATGTACTGGCGCAGTTCCTCAAGGTGTTGATAAGTGTCTTTACTCATTGGTGCAATATAATGTTGTTGTTATTTACAGGTATCAGATACAAAGTTACTACAAAAAAGTGAAATGCGGAAAGATATAGTGATAGAATTGAGTTACAAGGGTTTTAGTTGAAGTGGCGAAAATTCGTGAAGCCATTACAATCCCTGCCGAAGCCAAATCCTGACGCCGCAACGTTACTTGTTCGTAACCATGCCCGATAATGCGACAAACGGGTACGGATGGCGAAACAAGATACTAAAGTATAGTGAGCTACCGACAACTCACGCGAAAAATTTGGTTACGGAAAAAGATTGCTCCGTTCCTCCCTGTTTTGCGTACCGACACCGGACTCTTCACCAACTAATTTTGAAACCAAAAAAATTAAGGACGATGAAGAGTACATTTTCAGTAATCTACTACCTCAAGCGTCAGGTAGTGAAAAAAGACGGGACAGTTCCCGTCATGGGACGTATCACGGTGGACGGAAGCCAGACGCAGTTCAGCTGCAAGCTAACTGTCGATCCGAAATTGTGGGACACCAAAGGGGGGCGTGTCACGGGCAGAAGCGCGGCGGCACTCGAAACGAACCGTATGCTTGACAAGATGCGGGTACGCATCAACAGGCACTATCAGGAAATCATGGAGCGTGACAACTTCGTCTCTGCTGAAAAGGTGAAAAACGCTTTTCTTGGACTAGAACACCGCTACCACACGCTGATGCAGGTGTTCCGCCAGCATAACGAGGACTACGAGAAACAGGTGGAGGCAGGCATGAAAGCCAAAGGCACGCTGTTGAAGTACCGCACCGTTTACAAGCACCTGCAAGAGTTCCTTAGCATTCGCTACCATGTGAAGGACATCGCCCTGAAAGAGCTTACCCCGGCTTTCATCTCCGACTTCGAGATGTTCCTGCGCACGGACAAGCACTGCTGTACCAATACCATCTGGCTGTATGTCTGCCCGCTACGGACGATGGTGTTCATCGCCATCAACAATGAGTGGCTGACACGCGACCCGTTTCGCGAGTATGAAATCAAGAAGGAGGAAACGACACGCAGTTTCCTGACCAAAGACGAAATACGCCTGCTGATGGAGGGGAAACTGAAAAACGCCAAACAGGAATTGTACCGTGACCTCTACCTGTTCTGTGTGTTCACCGGGCTGTCGTTCTCGGATATGCGCAACCTCACGGAAGAGAATATCCGCACCTATTTCGACGAACACGAGTGGATAAACATCAACCGCCAGAAGACGGGGGTGGTGTCTAACATCCGTATGCTTGACATAGCGAAGCGCATCATCGACAAATACCGTGGGCTGTGCGAAAACGGCAGGATTTTCCCTGTACCCCACTACAACACGTGCCTTGCCGGAATCCGTGCCGTCGCCAAGCGTTGCGGTATCACCAAGCATATTACATGGCATCAAAGCCGCCACACGGCAGCCACGACGGTGTTCCTCTCCAACGGCGTACCCATCGAAACGGTCAGTTCCATACTGGGACACAAGAGCATAAAGACGACGCAGATTTACGCGAAGATAACCAAAGAAAAACTCAATCAGGACATGGAGAACCTTGCCGCAAGGTTAAACAACGTCGAGGAATTTGCAGGTTGCACCATCTAAAAAAGAGGAGCCATGAAACGTGACATAATCATCATAGAGGACAAGGCGGTCAGCGTAACCGGTAACGATGTGTGGATGACCGCCACCGAAATAGCCGGACTGTTCCATACGACCGTCCCGGCAGTGAACGCCGCCATCAAAGCCGTCCGCAAGTCGGACGTGCTGAACGACTACGAGGTGTGCCGCTACATGCAGCTTGAAAAC
This window contains:
- a CDS encoding site-specific integrase yields the protein MKSTFSVIYYLKRQVVKKDGTVPVMGRITVDGSQTQFSCKLTVDPKLWDTKGGRVTGRSAAALETNRMLDKMRVRINRHYQEIMERDNFVSAEKVKNAFLGLEHRYHTLMQVFRQHNEDYEKQVEAGMKAKGTLLKYRTVYKHLQEFLSIRYHVKDIALKELTPAFISDFEMFLRTDKHCCTNTIWLYVCPLRTMVFIAINNEWLTRDPFREYEIKKEETTRSFLTKDEIRLLMEGKLKNAKQELYRDLYLFCVFTGLSFSDMRNLTEENIRTYFDEHEWININRQKTGVVSNIRMLDIAKRIIDKYRGLCENGRIFPVPHYNTCLAGIRAVAKRCGITKHITWHQSRHTAATTVFLSNGVPIETVSSILGHKSIKTTQIYAKITKEKLNQDMENLAARLNNVEEFAGCTI
- a CDS encoding RhuM protein — translated: MKRDIIIIEDKAVSVTGNDVWMTATEIAGLFHTTVPAVNAAIKAVRKSDVLNDYEVCRYMQLENGLYADVYAPEIIIPIAFRLNTYNTYLFRMWLVGKVLSQEKRQTYVMFIQNGKTAYC